One genomic region from Stutzerimonas decontaminans encodes:
- a CDS encoding alpha/beta hydrolase family protein, with protein sequence MRCLPALVLLFGVALGGGVPYMAAAQEPEAAQETPPDEPAATSRPSPQTRSEALAAGLQRQLEAAAQLQLGEEDKFLALWHPANTAKARGVLVIVPSEGETADWPRAVGPLRRGLPEHGWHTLSLTPADPALSPGPRPPTPEAPAAEEKPETEENAEPDTTDTQPAAAQTTSAGYLPEQTAATDNDESTPPQAEQDTPPPTHAERMLARLDAAIEHARTLQASTIVLIGHGTGAYWASQYLAQLQPKDVGQLVVVDPRTPPMPEQPLEAYLAALAIGVGDFYMNDRPAAQEQAMQRRNAARRAGHRDYRQVALTNLTGDRHYEQEQLVRRVRGWLDRKPAR encoded by the coding sequence ATGCGCTGCCTGCCTGCTCTAGTGCTTTTGTTCGGCGTCGCGCTTGGCGGCGGCGTGCCGTACATGGCCGCGGCGCAGGAACCGGAGGCGGCTCAGGAAACACCACCGGACGAGCCAGCTGCAACGTCCCGGCCATCGCCTCAAACACGCAGCGAAGCGTTGGCCGCAGGGCTGCAACGGCAGCTCGAAGCCGCTGCCCAGCTGCAGCTGGGCGAGGAGGACAAGTTCCTTGCGCTCTGGCACCCGGCGAACACGGCAAAGGCCCGCGGCGTGTTGGTCATCGTGCCCAGCGAAGGCGAAACCGCCGACTGGCCACGTGCAGTCGGCCCGCTACGGCGCGGCCTTCCCGAGCATGGCTGGCATACCCTCAGCCTGACACCCGCTGATCCGGCGCTTAGCCCTGGCCCGCGCCCGCCAACGCCAGAAGCCCCGGCTGCGGAAGAGAAGCCCGAAACGGAAGAAAACGCTGAGCCTGACACCACCGATACCCAGCCGGCCGCGGCGCAAACCACTTCGGCGGGCTACCTGCCTGAGCAGACGGCAGCCACGGACAACGACGAATCGACGCCGCCACAAGCCGAGCAGGACACGCCGCCCCCAACTCATGCCGAGCGCATGCTGGCGCGCCTGGATGCTGCCATCGAGCATGCGCGCACACTGCAGGCGTCGACGATTGTTCTGATCGGCCATGGCACCGGCGCCTACTGGGCGAGCCAGTACCTGGCACAGCTTCAGCCAAAGGATGTCGGGCAACTGGTGGTGGTCGATCCACGTACGCCGCCGATGCCGGAGCAGCCGTTGGAGGCCTATCTTGCGGCGCTCGCCATCGGCGTAGGCGACTTCTATATGAATGATCGGCCGGCTGCACAGGAGCAGGCCATGCAACGACGCAACGCGGCGCGCCGTGCCGGCCACAGGGATTACCGACAGGTCGCACTGACCAATCTGACCGGCGACCGGCACTACGAACAGGAACAACTGGTGCGCCGCGTACGGGGCTGGCTGGACCGTAAGCCAGCCCGGTAA
- a CDS encoding TerB family tellurite resistance protein, whose amino-acid sequence MFWPITLLGLLIGWLLASIPGALLGGLLGQVLDRRLGLDSWASLRARLAGKPVLQGQDLLFFLLGRLAKSGGRVSPAHIQAARDEMRRQGLDAAAQRQAIAAFNRGKASGDGLRDTLQRLRSQREENRRLIQACWRMARAQGQIGACEHELVLLWGKWLGWDAAEVAALDPGATRRKEAPAGRGGAYEQAMQLLGVRPDTDPQLIKRAYRRLLSKHHPDKQAGAGANAAQVRDATERTRELHSAYALIRERRGFR is encoded by the coding sequence ATGTTCTGGCCCATCACGCTGTTGGGGCTGCTGATCGGCTGGTTGCTGGCCAGCATTCCGGGCGCTTTGCTCGGCGGTCTGCTGGGGCAGGTGCTGGATCGCCGGCTAGGGCTCGATTCCTGGGCCAGCCTGCGTGCGCGCCTGGCCGGCAAACCGGTGCTGCAAGGCCAGGATTTGCTGTTCTTTCTGTTGGGGCGTTTGGCCAAGAGTGGCGGACGCGTGAGCCCGGCACATATCCAGGCCGCCCGTGACGAAATGCGCCGGCAGGGTCTTGATGCTGCGGCGCAGCGGCAGGCCATCGCTGCGTTCAATCGCGGCAAGGCCAGCGGTGATGGCCTGCGTGACACCCTGCAGCGACTGCGAAGCCAGCGCGAAGAGAATCGTCGTCTGATCCAGGCCTGCTGGCGTATGGCGCGTGCGCAGGGTCAAATCGGCGCTTGCGAACATGAGCTGGTGCTGCTCTGGGGCAAGTGGCTGGGTTGGGATGCGGCCGAGGTGGCGGCGTTGGACCCGGGCGCGACTCGACGCAAGGAGGCACCGGCTGGTCGGGGTGGCGCTTATGAACAGGCCATGCAGTTGCTGGGTGTGCGTCCGGATACCGATCCGCAGCTGATCAAGCGCGCCTATCGCCGCCTGCTGAGTAAGCATCATCCCGATAAGCAGGCCGGAGCCGGTGCGAACGCCGCTCAGGTGCGCGACGCCACCGAGCGCACCCGCGAGCTGCATAGCGCCTACGCATTGATCCGCGAGCGCCGCGGCTTTCGTTGA
- a CDS encoding aminoglycoside phosphotransferase family protein, whose protein sequence is MPHQDQRLLDLSAWLEQQLPEVFARCGWGEVPAAQLTAASSDASFRRYFRWQGGERSLIVMDAPPPQEDCRPFVKVAQMLDDAGVHVPQILASDLERGFLLLTDLGRQTYLDVIDQSNAEQLFEDAVQALLKFQLHPVTQPMPAYDEALLRRELQLFPEWYVQRHLGHTLTEAQQAAWERICRQLIDSALAQPRVLVHRDYMPRNLMISEPNPGVLDFQDAVLGPVSYDITSLFKDAFLSWPEAQVQVWLEGYWHKARAAGVALPESLDEFLRASDLMGMQRHLKVIGIFARICHRDGKPRYLADVPRFFAYIEAVLARRPELAELQQLLAELPQAPQA, encoded by the coding sequence ATGCCGCATCAAGATCAACGTCTGCTGGACCTGAGCGCCTGGCTGGAACAGCAATTACCCGAAGTCTTCGCCCGTTGCGGCTGGGGCGAAGTGCCGGCGGCGCAGCTCACTGCCGCCAGCAGTGATGCCAGTTTCCGCCGTTACTTCCGCTGGCAAGGGGGCGAGCGCAGCCTGATCGTGATGGATGCGCCGCCGCCCCAGGAAGACTGCCGGCCCTTCGTCAAGGTCGCACAGATGCTGGATGACGCCGGTGTTCATGTGCCGCAGATACTGGCCTCCGATCTCGAGCGTGGCTTCCTGCTGCTGACCGACCTGGGCCGCCAGACCTATCTGGATGTGATCGATCAGAGCAATGCCGAGCAGCTGTTCGAAGACGCCGTCCAGGCGTTGCTCAAGTTCCAGCTGCATCCGGTGACGCAGCCGATGCCAGCCTACGACGAGGCCTTGCTGCGCCGCGAACTGCAGCTCTTCCCCGAGTGGTATGTGCAGCGCCATCTCGGCCATACGTTAACTGAAGCGCAGCAGGCTGCGTGGGAGCGTATCTGTCGGCAACTGATCGATTCGGCGCTGGCGCAGCCGCGGGTGCTGGTGCATCGCGATTACATGCCGCGCAATCTAATGATCAGCGAGCCGAACCCCGGCGTGCTGGACTTTCAGGACGCGGTGCTCGGTCCGGTCAGCTACGACATCACCTCGCTGTTCAAGGATGCCTTTCTCAGCTGGCCAGAGGCGCAGGTGCAGGTCTGGCTGGAAGGTTACTGGCACAAGGCGCGTGCCGCCGGCGTGGCCCTACCCGAATCGCTTGACGAGTTCCTGCGGGCCAGTGACCTGATGGGTATGCAGCGGCACTTGAAGGTGATCGGCATTTTCGCCCGAATCTGCCACCGCGACGGCAAGCCACGTTACCTGGCCGACGTTCCGCGCTTCTTTGCCTATATCGAGGCCGTGCTGGCGCGGCGGCCAGAGCTAGCCGAGCTGCAGCAGCTGCTGGCCGAACTGCCGCAGGCGCCGCAAGCATGA
- the murU gene encoding N-acetylmuramate alpha-1-phosphate uridylyltransferase MurU encodes MKAMILAAGKGERLRPLTLHTPKPLVRAAGVPLIEYHVRALATAGFDELVINHAWLGQQIEDYLGDGSRFGVAIRYSAEGEPLETGGGIHRALGLLGGEPFLVVNGDIWTDYDFAQLRRPLSGLAHLVLVNNPPHHPGGDFSLVDAAVKEPEGNGEALTYSGISVLHPALFEGCQPGAFKLAPLLRRAMADGQVSGECHAGLWVDVGTHERLAEVEQLLEARR; translated from the coding sequence ATGAAGGCGATGATTCTGGCTGCCGGCAAGGGTGAGCGGTTGCGCCCGCTGACACTGCATACGCCCAAACCGTTGGTTCGCGCCGCTGGCGTGCCGCTGATCGAGTATCACGTTCGTGCCCTGGCGACCGCCGGCTTCGACGAGCTGGTGATCAACCATGCCTGGCTCGGGCAGCAGATCGAGGACTATCTCGGTGATGGCAGCCGCTTCGGCGTGGCGATCCGCTATTCGGCCGAAGGTGAGCCGCTGGAGACCGGCGGCGGCATTCATCGGGCGTTGGGACTGCTGGGCGGTGAGCCGTTCCTCGTAGTCAACGGCGATATCTGGACCGACTACGACTTCGCCCAACTGCGGCGCCCTCTGTCGGGGCTCGCGCATCTGGTGCTGGTGAACAACCCGCCGCATCACCCGGGCGGTGATTTCAGTCTGGTGGATGCGGCCGTCAAAGAGCCTGAGGGCAATGGTGAGGCGCTGACCTACAGCGGCATCTCCGTTCTGCATCCGGCGCTGTTCGAAGGCTGCCAGCCGGGGGCCTTCAAGCTGGCGCCATTGCTGCGACGAGCCATGGCTGATGGACAGGTGAGTGGTGAGTGCCATGCCGGGCTCTGGGTGGACGTAGGCACCCACGAGCGCCTGGCCGAAGTCGAGCAACTACTGGAGGCGCGACGCTGA
- a CDS encoding PAS domain-containing sensor histidine kinase, with protein MLALSLRFLLLISLALPFAAGAVTLDDDSRAWLEQHPEWRVGVVMGAPYAEYDQRQRRLSGFHVQLMERLADDLGVRLQWRRFSDEAALEKAAREGLIDVAPGLRQTPAGLRLWRYSDPFLRIPRLLVGDRGGPRAIDLEYLHPSELVSAVGPGPVSEFLASNYPNITVLTATSQADALRQVLEAKASYAVIDEPVFARLSQQVEYDSLAVVGDLGNPQLLRIASRRDSAELAAVLDTALRQFPAREFSQLQEQWLKTRSIDLGREVSYWRSLSLLLGVLLLACLLMLAWQRRQHGLLESRLKTARRDIELREAAEEAQRLTQFCLDHSTVGILWLNWDSRVRYANQAAEMLLGHASGGLLDQPLETFDPALGMDAWLARWRAARTGEDDRQVHECEWQRADGQRFPAAVTYSFLRFGSREYLVVFLADITERRRASAQLQESEARLKAMAGNVPGLVFRLERDGPQAPVRVAYISEASQRLVGYSAERLLQPGLGIRSLVHADDEAGYWASQQLALEKSQDWRWQGRILNRDGEVRWADIRASVRGQPDGRQVWDGIVWDITDNKRIELELDASRAQLRELAAHLETVREEEKAHIAREVHDELGQVLTVLKLETSMCELGFADLDPALAQRLESMKRLIAQLFHRVRDVATALRPPILDAGIASAVEWQARRFEERSGVACLVEVPECPPLLGNAKAIGLFRILQESLTNVMRHAQAQTVSVQLLLEGNMLCLRVSDDGCGFPVAARGAGSSFGLVGMRERVQMLGGQLIIDSQPGEGTTITARVPLDPVPLPSAASTGALPS; from the coding sequence ATGCTCGCCTTATCCCTGCGCTTCCTTCTTCTCATCAGCCTGGCGCTGCCGTTCGCGGCCGGTGCCGTGACGCTCGACGACGACAGCCGTGCCTGGCTGGAGCAGCATCCGGAGTGGCGCGTCGGCGTGGTGATGGGCGCGCCCTACGCCGAGTATGACCAGCGCCAGCGGCGCCTGTCAGGCTTTCATGTGCAGCTGATGGAGCGTCTGGCGGACGACCTCGGGGTGCGCCTGCAATGGCGCCGCTTCAGTGACGAGGCTGCGCTGGAGAAGGCCGCCCGCGAAGGCCTGATCGATGTGGCGCCGGGCCTGCGGCAGACGCCGGCCGGTTTGCGGCTGTGGCGCTACAGCGATCCCTTTCTGCGCATCCCGCGCTTGTTGGTCGGAGATCGCGGCGGTCCGCGCGCCATCGACCTGGAGTATCTGCACCCGAGCGAACTGGTTTCCGCCGTCGGGCCGGGTCCAGTCAGCGAGTTTCTTGCCAGCAACTATCCCAATATCACCGTGCTGACGGCGACCAGCCAGGCCGATGCGCTGCGTCAGGTGCTGGAGGCCAAGGCCAGCTATGCCGTGATCGACGAACCGGTGTTCGCGCGGCTGTCGCAGCAGGTGGAGTATGACTCGCTGGCGGTGGTCGGTGATCTGGGCAACCCGCAGCTGCTGCGTATCGCTTCGCGGCGTGACAGCGCCGAACTCGCTGCCGTGCTCGATACGGCGCTGCGGCAATTTCCGGCGCGGGAATTCAGTCAGTTGCAGGAACAGTGGCTCAAGACCCGCAGCATTGATCTCGGCCGCGAGGTCAGCTACTGGCGCAGTCTCAGCCTGCTGCTCGGCGTTCTGCTCCTGGCCTGCCTGCTGATGCTCGCCTGGCAGCGGCGCCAGCATGGACTGCTGGAGAGCCGGCTGAAGACCGCCCGCCGCGACATCGAGCTGCGCGAGGCGGCCGAAGAAGCGCAGCGGCTAACGCAGTTCTGTCTCGATCACAGCACCGTCGGCATCCTCTGGCTCAACTGGGACAGTCGCGTGCGCTACGCCAACCAGGCCGCCGAGATGTTGCTCGGGCATGCCTCCGGCGGTTTGCTCGATCAGCCGTTGGAAACATTCGACCCGGCGCTGGGCATGGATGCCTGGCTGGCGCGTTGGCGGGCCGCGCGCACGGGCGAAGACGACCGCCAGGTGCACGAATGCGAGTGGCAGCGCGCCGACGGCCAGCGCTTTCCGGCGGCGGTCACCTACAGCTTTCTGCGCTTCGGCAGCCGCGAATACCTGGTGGTGTTTCTTGCCGACATCACCGAGCGGCGCCGCGCCAGCGCCCAGCTGCAGGAGAGCGAGGCGCGGCTCAAGGCCATGGCCGGCAACGTGCCGGGGCTGGTGTTCCGCCTGGAGCGCGACGGGCCGCAGGCCCCGGTACGGGTGGCTTATATCAGCGAAGCCAGCCAGCGCCTGGTGGGCTATTCCGCCGAGCGCCTGCTACAGCCCGGACTGGGCATTCGCAGCCTGGTGCATGCCGATGACGAGGCCGGCTACTGGGCCAGTCAGCAGCTGGCATTGGAGAAAAGCCAGGACTGGCGCTGGCAAGGGCGCATTCTCAATCGCGATGGCGAGGTGCGCTGGGCCGATATCCGTGCCTCCGTGCGCGGCCAGCCGGATGGCCGCCAGGTGTGGGACGGTATCGTCTGGGACATCACCGACAACAAGCGCATCGAGCTGGAGCTGGATGCCTCGCGCGCGCAATTGCGCGAGTTGGCCGCGCACCTGGAGACGGTGCGCGAGGAGGAGAAGGCGCATATCGCCCGCGAGGTGCACGACGAGCTGGGCCAGGTGCTGACCGTGCTCAAGCTGGAAACCTCGATGTGCGAGCTGGGCTTCGCCGACCTCGATCCGGCCCTGGCGCAGCGGCTGGAAAGCATGAAGCGGTTGATCGCCCAGCTGTTCCATCGGGTGCGCGACGTGGCCACCGCGCTGCGCCCGCCGATTCTCGACGCCGGCATCGCCTCGGCCGTGGAGTGGCAGGCGCGGCGCTTCGAAGAACGCAGCGGCGTGGCCTGTTTGGTCGAAGTGCCGGAATGCCCGCCGTTGCTGGGTAACGCCAAGGCCATCGGCCTGTTCCGCATTCTTCAGGAATCGCTGACCAATGTGATGCGTCACGCTCAGGCGCAGACGGTAAGCGTGCAGTTACTGCTCGAAGGCAACATGCTCTGTCTGCGCGTCAGCGACGATGGTTGCGGTTTTCCTGTGGCCGCGCGCGGCGCCGGCAGTTCGTTCGGTCTGGTCGGCATGCGCGAGCGGGTGCAGATGCTCGGCGGGCAACTGATAATCGACAGTCAGCCCGGCGAGGGCACCACCATCACGGCGCGGGTTCCACTGGACCCGGTGCCGCTTCCATCAGCCGCAAGCACTGGAGCATTGCCGTCATGA
- a CDS encoding LPS-assembly protein LptD, protein MAVKYPAFRKKFPLLVTGGLLALQPVAVPFVFAAEQFACQPDASGGWNCASSAPSQALPPRPTQSGSVASTPSTSKSTTAKAQAPTATTKLVTESKGRALASRSADFSHLDWVPRDQLTPAQLAETGPYCAGTYVEPDRPGKFDTTPMSEAPTYVSAKATRYEQAQEIATLAGDVILRQGSIQVEADEASLHQLENRGELTGNVRFRDRDALLVGDRAEIFLDSGEAKVENAEYVVHSGKVRGSAQYAKREETAIIRLKDGTYTSCEPGENTWHLKGNNVTLNPATGFGSATNVTLRVKDIPVFYTPYIHFPIDDRRQSGFLAPSIGSSSDNGFSLQTPYYFNLAPNFDATLYPHLMTDRGLLMEGEFRYLTRSSEGQFGAAYLDDSNDDRKLQSEYEDQRWMYSWQNRTGLDSRWLAEVDYTDISDPYYFQDLDTNLNISQPDHLDQRGTLTYRGNTYTARLNMHAYERATVTDITPYERLPQLTLDGRLPFQPGGLNFAYKTEFVSFQRSLRSGNFINEDGNPEQWYDDRLRGLTRAEGERLHLEPGVSLPLNWSWGFLKPSLKYAYTQYDLDLDGRGQSTLASYESFDSSQNRSVPILSVDSGLYFDRDTQWFGKNYRQTLEPRLFYLYVPEEDQDDIPIFDTGESSFSYSSLWRENRFSGKDRIGDANQVSLGVTNRWVEPNGFERQRFSIGQAFYFEDRKVQLRGIDYRTRASATSDVSPYALEYMYRYNRDWRFTSTFNWDPDSHSTRSGSAMWHYQPEENPGKIVNLGYRYRNDTMRFDQASGEWTYGGDYGTPGTPEYIKDYYKINQHDFSVIWPVVPQWSVIARWQHDYSRSRTLEAFGGFEYDSCCWKLRLINRYWIDYDETSLNPDRNDEPDRGIFLQIVLKGLGGVVGNATETFLDEGIQGYREREDQAF, encoded by the coding sequence ATGGCAGTCAAATACCCCGCGTTTCGTAAAAAATTCCCTCTACTGGTTACTGGCGGCCTGCTTGCATTGCAACCGGTAGCGGTACCTTTTGTTTTCGCAGCCGAACAGTTTGCCTGCCAGCCGGACGCTTCCGGTGGCTGGAATTGCGCGTCCAGCGCGCCAAGCCAAGCGCTGCCGCCGCGCCCGACACAAAGCGGTAGCGTTGCAAGCACGCCGAGCACCAGCAAGTCGACGACTGCCAAGGCGCAGGCGCCGACCGCAACCACCAAGCTGGTCACCGAAAGCAAAGGCCGCGCCCTAGCATCGCGCAGCGCCGATTTCAGCCACCTCGACTGGGTGCCTCGCGATCAGCTGACGCCCGCCCAGCTCGCCGAAACCGGCCCGTACTGCGCCGGCACCTATGTCGAGCCCGACCGTCCCGGCAAATTCGACACCACACCGATGAGCGAAGCGCCGACCTATGTGTCGGCCAAGGCGACGCGCTACGAACAGGCGCAGGAAATCGCTACCCTCGCCGGCGACGTGATCCTGCGCCAAGGCAGCATCCAGGTCGAGGCGGACGAAGCCAGCCTGCACCAGCTGGAAAATCGCGGCGAACTGACCGGCAACGTTCGCTTCCGCGACCGTGACGCATTGCTCGTCGGTGACCGTGCCGAGATATTCCTCGACAGCGGCGAAGCCAAGGTGGAAAACGCCGAGTACGTCGTGCACTCCGGCAAGGTCCGCGGCAGCGCGCAATACGCCAAGCGCGAAGAAACCGCGATCATCCGCCTCAAGGACGGCACCTACACCAGCTGCGAACCGGGTGAAAACACCTGGCACCTGAAGGGCAACAACGTCACGCTGAACCCGGCCACTGGCTTCGGTTCGGCAACCAACGTCACGCTGCGGGTCAAGGATATCCCGGTGTTCTACACCCCCTATATCCACTTCCCCATCGATGACCGTCGCCAATCGGGCTTCCTCGCACCGAGCATCGGCTCGTCCAGCGACAACGGCTTCTCTCTGCAGACGCCCTACTACTTCAACCTGGCGCCGAACTTCGACGCCACGCTGTATCCGCACCTGATGACCGATCGTGGCCTGCTGATGGAAGGCGAATTCCGCTACCTGACGCGTAGCAGCGAGGGCCAGTTCGGCGCGGCCTATCTGGACGACAGCAACGACGATCGCAAGCTGCAGTCCGAGTACGAAGACCAGCGCTGGATGTACAGCTGGCAGAACCGCACCGGGCTGGATTCGCGCTGGCTCGCCGAGGTGGACTACACCGATATCAGCGATCCTTATTACTTTCAGGATCTGGATACCAACCTGAATATCAGCCAACCTGATCACCTTGATCAGCGCGGCACGCTCACCTACCGCGGCAACACCTATACGGCGCGCCTGAACATGCACGCCTATGAGCGCGCCACGGTTACAGACATCACGCCTTACGAGCGACTGCCGCAGCTGACCCTGGATGGGCGCCTGCCTTTCCAGCCAGGCGGCCTGAACTTCGCCTACAAGACCGAGTTCGTCAGCTTCCAGCGCAGCCTGCGCAGCGGCAACTTCATCAACGAAGACGGCAATCCTGAGCAGTGGTATGACGATCGTTTGCGCGGTCTGACCCGCGCCGAAGGCGAGCGTCTGCATCTTGAGCCGGGCGTCAGCCTCCCTCTGAACTGGTCGTGGGGCTTCCTCAAGCCTTCGCTGAAATATGCGTACACCCAGTACGACCTCGACTTGGACGGCCGCGGCCAGAGCACACTGGCCAGCTACGAATCGTTCGACAGCAGCCAGAACCGCAGCGTGCCGATCTTGAGTGTCGACAGCGGCCTGTACTTCGACCGCGACACCCAGTGGTTCGGCAAGAATTATCGCCAGACGCTCGAACCGCGCCTGTTCTATCTCTACGTACCCGAGGAAGATCAGGACGACATCCCGATCTTCGATACCGGCGAGAGCAGCTTCAGCTATTCCTCGCTCTGGCGCGAGAACCGTTTCTCCGGCAAGGACCGCATCGGCGATGCCAATCAGGTTTCGCTCGGCGTGACCAATCGCTGGGTAGAGCCCAATGGCTTTGAGCGTCAGCGCTTCAGTATCGGCCAGGCGTTCTACTTCGAAGATCGCAAGGTGCAACTGCGTGGCATCGATTACCGCACACGCGCCAGCGCCACTTCCGATGTGTCGCCGTATGCACTGGAATACATGTATCGCTACAACCGCGACTGGCGCTTCACCTCGACCTTCAACTGGGATCCAGACAGCCACAGCACTCGCTCCGGCAGCGCCATGTGGCATTACCAGCCGGAAGAAAACCCAGGGAAGATCGTCAACCTCGGCTATCGCTATCGCAACGACACCATGCGATTCGACCAGGCTAGCGGCGAGTGGACCTATGGTGGCGATTACGGCACCCCTGGCACGCCGGAATACATAAAGGACTACTACAAGATCAACCAGCATGACTTCTCGGTCATCTGGCCGGTCGTCCCGCAGTGGAGCGTCATCGCCCGCTGGCAGCATGATTACAGCCGCAGCCGCACGCTGGAGGCCTTCGGTGGCTTCGAGTACGACAGCTGCTGTTGGAAACTGCGCCTGATCAATCGCTATTGGATCGACTACGACGAGACCAGCCTCAACCCCGACCGCAACGACGAGCCGGACCGCGGCATCTTCCTGCAGATCGTCCTCAAGGGACTCGGCGGCGTAGTCGGCAATGCGACCGAAACTTTCCTCGACGAAGGCATCCAAGGCTACCGTGAACGTGAAGATCAAGCTTTCTGA
- a CDS encoding peptidylprolyl isomerase, translated as MKIKLSEVLRPLALGALLLSGATLAPAALAQVQPLDRVVAIVDNDVIMQSQLQQRIREVQQTIEKRGADAPPMDVLQQQVLERLITENLQLQIGDRSGIRIADEELNQAMGTIAQRNNMSLEQFREALSRDGLSLESAREQIRREMVISRVRQRRVAERIQVSNQEVQNFLASDLGKLQLSEEYHLANILIAVPEAADSATIQAAERTAMETYQQLQQGADFARLAVSRSGSENALEGGDMGWRKAAQLPPPFDTAVRELAVGEVTEPVRTPPGFIMLKLLDKRGGETQVRDEVHVRHILIKPSAIRSEEEARLLVQRLRDRISAGEDFAQLAKSFSEDPGSALNGGDLNWIDPASLVPEFREVMANTASGELSPVFKSPYGWHILEVLGRRATDASEQFREQQALTLLRNRKYDEELQAWLRQIRDEAYVEIKL; from the coding sequence GTGAAGATCAAGCTTTCTGAAGTACTGCGCCCGCTCGCGCTCGGCGCTCTGCTGCTGAGCGGTGCGACTCTCGCGCCTGCGGCCCTGGCCCAGGTTCAACCACTGGATCGCGTGGTGGCGATCGTTGATAACGACGTCATCATGCAGAGCCAGCTGCAGCAGCGGATTCGTGAAGTCCAGCAAACCATCGAGAAGCGTGGCGCCGACGCGCCGCCGATGGATGTGCTGCAACAACAGGTGCTGGAGCGCCTGATCACCGAAAACCTGCAGCTGCAGATCGGCGATCGTTCCGGCATTCGCATCGCCGACGAAGAACTCAACCAGGCTATGGGTACCATCGCCCAGCGCAACAACATGTCGCTGGAGCAGTTCCGCGAAGCATTGTCGCGTGACGGCCTTAGCCTGGAGAGCGCCCGCGAGCAGATCCGTCGGGAGATGGTCATCAGCCGCGTGCGTCAGCGTCGCGTCGCCGAGCGCATCCAGGTGTCCAATCAGGAAGTGCAGAACTTCCTGGCCTCCGATCTGGGCAAGCTTCAGCTGTCCGAGGAGTACCACCTCGCCAATATCCTGATCGCCGTGCCGGAAGCTGCCGATTCGGCAACCATCCAAGCTGCCGAACGTACGGCCATGGAAACCTACCAGCAGCTTCAACAGGGTGCTGATTTCGCACGTCTCGCCGTATCGCGCTCCGGCAGCGAGAACGCGCTGGAAGGCGGCGACATGGGCTGGCGCAAGGCTGCTCAGCTGCCGCCGCCCTTCGATACTGCGGTACGCGAACTAGCGGTCGGTGAAGTAACCGAGCCGGTCCGCACACCGCCGGGCTTCATCATGCTCAAGCTGCTGGACAAGCGCGGCGGCGAGACGCAGGTGCGTGACGAAGTGCATGTCCGTCATATCCTGATCAAACCCAGCGCGATCCGTAGCGAAGAGGAAGCACGCCTGCTGGTGCAGCGCCTGCGTGACCGCATCAGTGCCGGCGAAGATTTCGCCCAGCTGGCGAAGAGCTTTTCCGAAGATCCCGGTTCGGCGCTCAACGGTGGCGACCTGAACTGGATCGACCCGGCTTCGCTGGTACCCGAGTTCCGTGAAGTCATGGCGAACACCGCGAGCGGTGAACTCTCCCCGGTATTCAAGTCCCCCTACGGCTGGCACATCCTCGAAGTGCTCGGCCGCCGCGCGACCGATGCCAGCGAGCAATTCCGCGAGCAACAGGCGCTGACCCTGCTGCGCAACCGCAAGTACGACGAAGAGCTGCAGGCCTGGTTACGCCAGATTCGCGACGAAGCCTACGTCGAGATCAAGCTCTAA